In one window of Zhongshania aliphaticivorans DNA:
- a CDS encoding DUF4136 domain-containing protein codes for MKKLVLTLVMLMLGACAGVPVSTDYSQSYDFSNVSSYAWLLPPMNKKSEVDNDLIRERVINAVDMQLTAKGMKEVSAGDGPSVLLSYQLGQEDKIAIDNIGSWYTHFGYYPCYRCNPRGRHGYIGASHFYNDDLWVRNYKESTLMVDVIAPESKKLLWRGTTKRVIPTLKTPEERRLYVLETVSAILAEFPPGSAVAH; via the coding sequence ATGAAAAAACTAGTGCTAACGCTTGTGATGTTAATGTTAGGGGCTTGTGCCGGGGTGCCAGTGTCTACTGATTATTCACAAAGCTATGATTTTAGTAATGTGTCTAGCTATGCATGGCTGCTCCCGCCAATGAATAAAAAATCAGAAGTGGATAATGATTTGATTCGGGAGCGGGTCATTAATGCCGTCGATATGCAGCTTACTGCCAAAGGCATGAAAGAGGTGAGTGCTGGTGATGGGCCGTCAGTATTACTAAGTTATCAGCTAGGCCAAGAAGATAAAATTGCTATTGATAATATCGGCTCATGGTATACCCATTTTGGATACTACCCTTGTTACCGGTGTAATCCCCGTGGCCGTCATGGCTATATTGGTGCTAGCCATTTTTATAATGATGATCTTTGGGTGCGCAACTATAAAGAGAGCACCTTAATGGTTGATGTTATTGCCCCAGAATCTAAGAAATTGCTGTGGCGAGGGACTACCAAGCGGGTAATACCTACATTGAAAACCCCAGAAGAGCGCCGATTGTACGTATTGGAAACGGTGTCAGCTATTCTTGCAGAATTTCCTCCTGGTTCTGCCGTGGCGCATTGA
- the dnaX gene encoding DNA polymerase III subunit gamma/tau yields MSYQVLARKWRPKTFREMAGQNHVLKALVNALDHDRLHHAYLFTGTRGVGKTTIARILAKCLNCEVGVSSEPCGQCNACVAINEGRFVDLIEVDAASRTKVEDTREILDNVQYTPSQGRYKVYLIDEVHMLSSSSFNALLKTLEEPPAHVKFLLATTDPQKLPATILSRCLQFNLKNLTPERIVDYLKTVLEHEMVQYDESSLWLLGRAADGSMRDALSLTDQAIAFGSGKLGDADVRQMLGTIDHNSVYRLVEALANSDGAELLSVVADLAEMGADFSGVISELLVVMHRLAVAQTVPEGLDNSLGDRDKIIALASALAAEDVQFYYQIALAGRRDIGLAPEPRSGLEMLLLRMLAFKPQGVIDGPRQILPKSVPAVAEAAAPVKKPQTPDIRAVPVSQGAVTTGRELEKSPVAATEAKDQGSVIEPEKLPSSESIPSTATELGSEQEAIAAGPVDSPAHVAQSRPDTVSEAGLQANSPPLNSTKSVPGTSLVTEKVIFEMFNEVTWREQFDVFQLPGMLGSVASHCQIQALTETTVTFNIESENATLLNDRHVERLAELLSEYFAKPLKVEVNIGDVAYETPAAFKQRCLAERLVIAKQALRSDAYVKRIIEEFDGVLDEESIRLVD; encoded by the coding sequence ATGAGCTATCAGGTGTTGGCGCGGAAATGGCGCCCGAAAACCTTTCGTGAAATGGCCGGTCAGAACCATGTATTAAAGGCATTGGTTAATGCCCTTGATCATGATCGTCTGCATCACGCCTATTTATTTACCGGCACACGAGGTGTTGGTAAAACAACCATTGCCCGAATTTTAGCCAAATGTCTAAATTGTGAAGTAGGCGTTAGCTCTGAACCCTGTGGCCAGTGCAATGCCTGCGTTGCCATAAATGAAGGTCGTTTTGTCGACTTGATTGAAGTGGATGCTGCATCCAGAACCAAAGTCGAAGACACCCGAGAAATTCTGGATAATGTGCAATACACGCCATCTCAGGGGCGTTATAAGGTATACCTCATTGATGAGGTGCACATGCTTAGTAGCAGTAGTTTTAATGCGCTGCTGAAAACCCTAGAAGAGCCTCCTGCCCATGTGAAATTTTTGTTGGCCACTACTGATCCACAAAAGTTACCCGCGACAATTTTATCTCGCTGCTTGCAGTTTAATTTAAAGAACCTGACCCCTGAGCGCATTGTTGATTATTTAAAAACAGTGCTCGAACATGAAATGGTTCAGTACGATGAGTCTTCTTTGTGGTTATTGGGCCGCGCAGCTGATGGCAGTATGCGTGATGCCTTGAGTTTGACTGATCAGGCGATTGCTTTTGGGTCAGGAAAGTTAGGCGATGCCGATGTGCGCCAAATGCTTGGCACGATTGATCATAACTCGGTTTATCGCTTAGTTGAGGCCTTGGCAAATAGCGATGGTGCAGAGCTGTTGTCTGTCGTGGCTGATCTCGCCGAAATGGGGGCGGATTTTAGCGGTGTAATTAGTGAGTTGTTAGTGGTTATGCACCGTTTAGCGGTTGCCCAGACCGTGCCTGAAGGCTTAGATAATAGCTTGGGTGATCGAGACAAAATAATCGCTTTAGCATCGGCGCTAGCGGCGGAAGATGTACAGTTTTATTACCAGATAGCATTGGCGGGTCGGCGTGATATTGGATTGGCACCTGAGCCTCGGTCTGGTTTAGAAATGCTGCTGCTGAGAATGTTGGCATTTAAACCGCAGGGGGTTATTGACGGGCCTCGCCAAATACTACCAAAGTCTGTACCGGCAGTGGCGGAGGCCGCTGCTCCGGTAAAAAAGCCTCAGACGCCTGACATTAGGGCTGTCCCCGTATCTCAAGGGGCTGTGACAACAGGCCGCGAGCTTGAAAAATCACCCGTTGCAGCCACTGAAGCTAAAGATCAAGGTTCTGTCATTGAGCCTGAAAAGCTTCCTAGTTCGGAATCAATACCGTCCACAGCGACCGAGCTTGGCAGTGAACAGGAAGCAATCGCAGCGGGGCCTGTGGATAGCCCTGCGCATGTAGCTCAGAGCAGGCCTGATACAGTTTCTGAGGCAGGCTTACAGGCCAACTCACCCCCTTTGAATTCCACTAAATCTGTCCCAGGTACAAGCTTGGTGACAGAAAAAGTTATTTTCGAGATGTTTAATGAAGTGACTTGGCGTGAGCAATTTGATGTTTTTCAATTACCGGGAATGTTGGGCAGTGTGGCGAGCCACTGTCAAATTCAAGCCTTAACGGAAACCACTGTTACATTTAATATAGAATCCGAAAATGCGACATTATTAAATGATCGACACGTGGAAAGGCTTGCCGAATTGTTGTCAGAGTATTTTGCCAAACCCTTGAAAGTTGAGGTTAATATTGGTGATGTTGCTTATGAAACACCGGCCGCGTTCAAGCAGCGTTGCTTAGCTGAACGTTTAGTTATTGCGAAACAGGCGCTGCGCAGCGACGCTTATGTAAAGCGTATAATTGAAGAATTTGATGGCGTCTTAGATGAAGAGTCTATACGTCTTGTTGATTAG
- a CDS encoding YbaB/EbfC family nucleoid-associated protein, which translates to MKPDLNELMKKATEMQEKMQKAQEELANVEVQGESGAGLVKVTMTGRHDVRRVAIDPSLMTEDKEILEDLLAAAVNDAVRKVEKNNQDSMGGMMSGLGMPSGFKMPF; encoded by the coding sequence ATGAAACCTGATTTGAATGAGTTAATGAAAAAAGCCACTGAAATGCAGGAAAAAATGCAGAAGGCACAAGAAGAACTGGCTAACGTTGAGGTGCAAGGCGAGTCAGGAGCAGGCCTAGTAAAAGTGACCATGACAGGCCGCCATGATGTGCGACGGGTAGCAATTGATCCTAGTTTGATGACTGAAGATAAAGAAATTCTAGAAGATTTATTGGCAGCGGCAGTCAACGATGCTGTGCGTAAGGTGGAAAAAAATAACCAAGATAGTATGGGAGGGATGATGTCCGGTTTAGGCATGCCCTCCGGCTTTAAAATGCCTTTCTAA
- the recR gene encoding recombination mediator RecR, translated as MSYSPLIDDLIDALRCLPGVGAKSAQRMTFQLLERNRPAAARLAVALSKAAEHVGHCTSCRTLTEHEQCYICADQRRDQQTICVVESPADVVAFEQSGDYKGLYFVLMGHLSPIDGIGPAEIGIDRLLQRTEELSIKELILATNPTVEGEATAYYITEQMRSRGVAVSRIAHGVPLGGELEYVDSGTLAHALKGRRPID; from the coding sequence ATGAGTTATAGCCCTCTAATTGATGATTTAATTGATGCTTTGCGATGTTTGCCCGGTGTCGGAGCCAAGTCTGCCCAGCGTATGACCTTTCAATTGCTTGAGCGGAATCGCCCGGCCGCAGCGCGACTGGCTGTTGCCTTGAGTAAGGCCGCAGAGCATGTTGGCCACTGTACGAGTTGCCGAACCCTCACAGAGCATGAGCAATGCTATATTTGCGCAGACCAGCGGCGCGACCAGCAAACGATTTGTGTTGTCGAGTCCCCCGCAGACGTTGTCGCCTTTGAACAAAGTGGAGACTATAAAGGTTTGTACTTCGTATTGATGGGGCATTTGTCACCAATTGATGGAATCGGCCCAGCTGAAATTGGCATTGATAGACTACTACAGCGTACAGAGGAGTTATCAATTAAGGAGCTGATTTTGGCAACGAACCCTACCGTTGAGGGTGAGGCGACGGCTTATTATATTACTGAGCAAATGCGCAGCCGAGGGGTAGCTGTGAGTCGTATTGCTCACGGAGTACCTTTAGGTGGTGAGTTAGAATACGTGGACAGCGGTACGCTGGCCCATGCACTAAAAGGACGCCGTCCAATTGACTGA